From the Carya illinoinensis cultivar Pawnee chromosome 4, C.illinoinensisPawnee_v1, whole genome shotgun sequence genome, one window contains:
- the LOC122307401 gene encoding BAG family molecular chaperone regulator 7-like isoform X2, translating to MSLLRRFELIEPSYYPPLFLRDTSIFAPKTLPFPFFVKEDDLDLDLPNIYPGHGPIDFFETVTDLVSFNETPSFSYYGRLQRFDSLGAQSSYLKSLSDRVSLLESRFDRLLSSRSKGGDRKYTWTAEIKSPENDGVDRKYKWTTEIKEGRKEKGGIEKKYMWTAEINGRGEGGRPIERTYTFKSSSGDTDDHSGSKTKEVKEKKKKKTKRESDTRLVEIEEPVDHGAVVLRQAFAKRVERSKGKKKELCPQDAALMIQMSFRAYLIRRSQALCALRDLAIAKAKLKEIRALFNNFSYRRRVAQDAEERQKFSERIIVLLLTVDAIEKDGEPCFGSNVRTMSSVIP from the exons ATGAGCCTGCTCAGGCGATTTGAGCTCATTGAGCCCTCCTACTACCCTCCCCTCTTCCTCCGAGATACCTCCATTTTTGCCCCCAAAACCCTACCTTTCCCTTTTTTTGTAAAAGAGGATGATCTCGATCTCGATCTCCCAAACATTTACCCTGGCCATGGCCCCATAGATTTCTTCGAAACGGTCACCGATCTTGTCTCCTTCAATGAAACGCCGTCGTTTTCTTATTATGGACGACTTCAGCGATTCGACAGTCTCGGAGCCCAGTCTTCTTACTTGAAAAGCCTGTCCGACCGAGTGAGCCTGCTGGAGTCGCGTTTCGACCGGCTGCTCAGCTCGAGGTCCAAAGGTGGCGACCGGAAGTACACTTGGACGGCGGAGATCAAGAGTCCGGAGAACGACGGAGTCGATCGGAAGTACAAATGGACGACGGAGATCAAAGAAGGGAGGAAGGAGAAAGGAGGCATTGAGAAAAAGTATATGTGGACGGCTGAGATTAACGGGAGGGGAGAAGGGGGCCGTCCGATCGAGCGGACGTACACTTTCAAATCATCGAGTGGCGACACAGATGATCATAGTGGATCAAAGACGAAGGaggtgaaggagaagaagaaaaagaagacgaAGCGAGAGAGTGACACGCGTTTAGTGGAGATCGAAGAGCCAGTAGATCATGGGGCTGTGGTTTTAAGACAG GCCTTTGCCAAGAGAGTTGAAAGGAGCAAAGGTAAGAAGAAGGAACTATGTCCTCAAGATGCTGCATTGATGATTCAGATGAGCTTTAGAGCTTATCTGATTCGTAGATCACAGGCGCTTTGTGCCCTTAGAGATTTAGCAATTGCCAAGGCCAAGTTGAAGGAGATCAGAGCATTGTTCAATAATTTCTCCTACCGTCGTCGTGTCGCTCAAGATGCAGAAGAGCGTCAGAAGTTCTCAGAAAGAATTATTGTCCTTCTCCTTACAGTTGATGCCATTGAG AAAGATGGTGAACCTTGTTTCGGTTCAAATGTGAGAACTATGTCCTCAGTTATCCCCTGA
- the LOC122307401 gene encoding BAG family molecular chaperone regulator 7-like isoform X1, with amino-acid sequence MSLLRRFELIEPSYYPPLFLRDTSIFAPKTLPFPFFVKEDDLDLDLPNIYPGHGPIDFFETVTDLVSFNETPSFSYYGRLQRFDSLGAQSSYLKSLSDRVSLLESRFDRLLSSRSKGGDRKYTWTAEIKSPENDGVDRKYKWTTEIKEGRKEKGGIEKKYMWTAEINGRGEGGRPIERTYTFKSSSGDTDDHSGSKTKEVKEKKKKKTKRESDTRLVEIEEPVDHGAVVLRQAFAKRVERSKGKKKELCPQDAALMIQMSFRAYLIRRSQALCALRDLAIAKAKLKEIRALFNNFSYRRRVAQDAEERQKFSERIIVLLLTVDAIEGADLMVRAAKRSIVDELEAMLDVVDPQPPGKSLSMRRTFDMPDGVIQKEIAAGVAQVVQMLNREGESANDFEASL; translated from the exons ATGAGCCTGCTCAGGCGATTTGAGCTCATTGAGCCCTCCTACTACCCTCCCCTCTTCCTCCGAGATACCTCCATTTTTGCCCCCAAAACCCTACCTTTCCCTTTTTTTGTAAAAGAGGATGATCTCGATCTCGATCTCCCAAACATTTACCCTGGCCATGGCCCCATAGATTTCTTCGAAACGGTCACCGATCTTGTCTCCTTCAATGAAACGCCGTCGTTTTCTTATTATGGACGACTTCAGCGATTCGACAGTCTCGGAGCCCAGTCTTCTTACTTGAAAAGCCTGTCCGACCGAGTGAGCCTGCTGGAGTCGCGTTTCGACCGGCTGCTCAGCTCGAGGTCCAAAGGTGGCGACCGGAAGTACACTTGGACGGCGGAGATCAAGAGTCCGGAGAACGACGGAGTCGATCGGAAGTACAAATGGACGACGGAGATCAAAGAAGGGAGGAAGGAGAAAGGAGGCATTGAGAAAAAGTATATGTGGACGGCTGAGATTAACGGGAGGGGAGAAGGGGGCCGTCCGATCGAGCGGACGTACACTTTCAAATCATCGAGTGGCGACACAGATGATCATAGTGGATCAAAGACGAAGGaggtgaaggagaagaagaaaaagaagacgaAGCGAGAGAGTGACACGCGTTTAGTGGAGATCGAAGAGCCAGTAGATCATGGGGCTGTGGTTTTAAGACAG GCCTTTGCCAAGAGAGTTGAAAGGAGCAAAGGTAAGAAGAAGGAACTATGTCCTCAAGATGCTGCATTGATGATTCAGATGAGCTTTAGAGCTTATCTGATTCGTAGATCACAGGCGCTTTGTGCCCTTAGAGATTTAGCAATTGCCAAGGCCAAGTTGAAGGAGATCAGAGCATTGTTCAATAATTTCTCCTACCGTCGTCGTGTCGCTCAAGATGCAGAAGAGCGTCAGAAGTTCTCAGAAAGAATTATTGTCCTTCTCCTTACAGTTGATGCCATTGAG GGAGCTGACCTCATGGTGCGTGCTGCAAAGAGGTCAATTGTGGATGAGTTAGAAGCAATGCTCGATGTAGTGGACCCGCAGCCTCCTGGTAAATCACTATCCATGAGGAGGACTTTTGATATGCCTGATGGTGTCATTCAGAAGGAAATTGCTGCAGGTGTGGCACAGGTTGTCCAAATGCTTAATCGGGAAGGGGAGAGTGCCAACGACTTCGAAGCATCCCTGTAG